In the Phycisphaerales bacterium genome, GGACAAAGCAAGAGCTCATCAGATTGCAGGCTGAACAGCTTGATGCTGCGATCACCGTAGTACAGATTCTTGGGCCTAATAATGAGTTCGATCACAATACGACAGGTCCCCGTACCTTAGCGCCTGGAGACAATCCATGAATAATCTTCATAGATATGCCAGCACAGTCTTAATATTTTGCATGTTGGCCCTAACTTTGATCGGATGTGGCACAAAAGATTCTGATCAAGCCCAACAAAATCAGAATGCAAAATCTGACGAGAAGACCGCTTCACCAAGCAATCGAATCGCGATACCACCAGCGGTGCGATCTAATCTTGGTATCACATTTGCCAAGGCAGAGCGCCGCCGCATTGAAAATACGCTTCGGGCGCCAGGTAAATTTGAGTATCTCCCCAACGCAACGAGAGAATACCGAACAATGTTATCGGGGCGTATCGAGCTTCTTGTGACCCAGTTTGAAGCCGTTGAGATTGGTACGCCCTTGTATCGTATTGACTCGCCACAATGGCGTGAAATACAACAGACAATTGCAGAAGCAGACTCAGCGGTTGTTCAATCTAAAACAACTCTTGCTACATTTGGCCCCTTGTTTGCCGCGCACGAACGCCATGAAACGAGTCTGAAGAAAAGTGTTGATCTTTGGCAGACACGGGTCAGTAAGCTTGAGAAGCTACGTGAAGCCGGCGGCGGCACCATGACTGAACTCACCGCAGCACGCGCTGCGATGGCTACCGCAGAGGCGGAACTCGCTGAGCTTGAAGAAACAGATGCACAGCTTGAGGCTTCTCAAGCACGGACAAACGGCCAACTTAAAGCAGCTGAAGCACAATTCGAATTTTCAATTGACACCGCTGCATCGCTTCTCGGACAAACAAGAGTGGCTCTCGTGACACCAACTAGTCAAGAAGCCAATTCACCCCCACTATGGCGCACCATCAAGACCATTGAAGTGCCGTCTCTTACATCAGGTGTTGTGGCATCGATAGACCTGACGAATGGTGCATGGGCTGATGAACAAACCAAAGTATTGACCGTCGTACAGCCAACACGACTCCGCTTTCATGCATCAGGCCTCCAGACTGATCTGGGTGTTCTGCAGGATGGCCTCGAGGCTCGCATCGTACCACCAACGCCAACCGCTACCGGAACCTCTGTGCCCTATGACAGCACAATGTCTGGAATTCTAAGACTCGGACTCACCGGTGATCCGAATGAGCGAACCATCGATTTGTACGTCACACCAGAGCAGTTGGCTCCTTGGGCGCGAGCAGGCGTATCAGCACAACTAGAGATTGTGACCGATGCAACGACGGCCCCTGAACTCTCAATACCACTCGCTTCGGTACAACAAGACGGCATGGCACCAGTGATTTTCAGAAGAGATCCAAATGATCCGAATGTTGCGATTCGAATAGAGGCGGATATTGGAATCGATGATGGACGCTGGGTCACTGTATTAAGTGGACTCAGAGATGGTGATGAAGTCGTACTTGATGGTGGTTTTCAACTTCTGTTGGCGTCAAGTAGCACCATCCAGCAAGGTGGACACTTCCATGCCGATGGCACCTTCCATGAGGGAGAACACTAACTAATGCTACGGGCACTTATAGCCTTTTCGCTGCGGTACGCTTCACTGATCGTGATCGCGGCGATCTTAATCACGGCTTACGCTGCATGGCGTCTGCCTCAGATGGCCGTCGATGTTTTTCCTGAACTGAATGCCCCCACGGTCATCATTATGGGAGAGGCTGGCGGCTTAGCTGCAGATGAAGTTGAGCAATACGTCACCTTTCCAATTGAATCTGCTGTCAATGGAATGAGTGGCGTTCGTCGTGTTCGTAGTGCCAGTGCCACTGGGTTATCAATTGTCTGGGTAGATCTTGATTGGGGTGCCAACCTCTACGACGCACGACAACTTGTTTCAGAGCGGCTTGCCACAGTCAGAGAGATGCTTCCGCCGAACATCGAACCCTTCATCATGCCAATCACCTCGATTGCAGGCGAGATCATGCTTGTTTCATTGTCTTCACCGACAGGCGAAATAAGCCCACTTCAACTACGTGCATATGCGGAGTTCGATCTGCGTAACAAAGTTCTGGCAGTACCCGGTGTGGCACAGGTTGTTGCCATTGGTGGTGAACTTCCTGAATATCAAGTCAATGTTGACCAAGAAAGACTTCGCCTATACGACCTGACCATCTCAGATGTTGTCCAAGCAGCTGGCGGGGCCCATAGCACGGCGAGTGCCGGATATCTCCCGAATGTCGGCAATATGGAGATTCCGATTCGGCAACAAAGTCGCGTGACAAGCGACAGAGATATTGCTGAAACGATTATTAAATATCACGATGGAGCGCCTGTGACCATTGGCCAGGTTGCTGATGTTCGACTCGGACCTGCGCTTAAGAGAGGCGAAGCATCGGAGTCTGGAGTTCCTGCAGTCATTGTTTCAATACAAAAGTCGCCTGGAACAAATACGCTTGCGCTCACAAATGAAGTAGATCAATTACTCACACAACTTGAACTCAACCTTCCACAGGGAATGATTCTTAATCGTGAGGTCTTTCGACAATCCAACTTTATTAATCGCGCGGTAGGCAATGTCACCGATGTGCTGATCGAAGCTGTCATCGTTGTCGCCATCGTGCTTATTCTCTTTCTGATGAATGTCCGCACAACGCTGATCACCTTGACAGCTATTCCTGTTTCATTGGCTGTTGGGCTACTTGTGATGGACAGTCTAGGTATGGGCCTCAATGTCATGGCTTTAGGAGGCCTTGCTATCGCAATTGGCGTGTTGGTTGATGACGCCATTATCGATGTGGAAAATGTGTTCAGACGGCTCAAACAGAACAGTGCCCTACCAGAGCAAAGCCAGCGCCGATTCACACAGGTGATCTTTGATGCAAGTAATGAAATTCGTCCGGCAATGGTCTTTGCCACCATCATTATTGTCATGGTCTTCTTACCACTGCTCTTTCTTCAAGGGATAGAGGGGCGTTTCTTTCGGCCGCTTGCCCTGACCTATATGGTCTCTATTCTCGCTTCATTATTGGTGGCTCTTACCCTCACACCAGCACTCTGCAAGATCCTTCTCAAACGTGGACACAATTTCAAACACCATGATGATTCATGGTTGATTCACTTTTTGAAAAAAATCTACACACCCGTCTTGGAATGGGCACTTCGCGTACGCATTTGGGTACTCGGTTGTGCTGGCCTTGCGATTGTGGTGAGCCTCTTGCTCGCCAGTACATTTGGATCTTCATTTCTGCCTTCGTTTAATGAAGGTACATTTACGGTCTTTCTTTTTTCACCACCGGGCACTTCACTTGTGGAGAGCAATCGCCTTGCAAGCCAAGTAGAAAAGCAACTAGCAAACATTGAGGGTGTTCAGACTGTGGCTAGGCGAACCGGTCGCGCTGAACGGGATGAGCACGCTGAACCTGTCAGTAGCTCCGAAATCGAAGTGACCTTACTACCAGACAGTAGCCAGAAG is a window encoding:
- a CDS encoding efflux RND transporter permease subunit, which translates into the protein MLRALIAFSLRYASLIVIAAILITAYAAWRLPQMAVDVFPELNAPTVIIMGEAGGLAADEVEQYVTFPIESAVNGMSGVRRVRSASATGLSIVWVDLDWGANLYDARQLVSERLATVREMLPPNIEPFIMPITSIAGEIMLVSLSSPTGEISPLQLRAYAEFDLRNKVLAVPGVAQVVAIGGELPEYQVNVDQERLRLYDLTISDVVQAAGGAHSTASAGYLPNVGNMEIPIRQQSRVTSDRDIAETIIKYHDGAPVTIGQVADVRLGPALKRGEASESGVPAVIVSIQKSPGTNTLALTNEVDQLLTQLELNLPQGMILNREVFRQSNFINRAVGNVTDVLIEAVIVVAIVLILFLMNVRTTLITLTAIPVSLAVGLLVMDSLGMGLNVMALGGLAIAIGVLVDDAIIDVENVFRRLKQNSALPEQSQRRFTQVIFDASNEIRPAMVFATIIIVMVFLPLLFLQGIEGRFFRPLALTYMVSILASLLVALTLTPALCKILLKRGHNFKHHDDSWLIHFLKKIYTPVLEWALRVRIWVLGCAGLAIVVSLLLASTFGSSFLPSFNEGTFTVFLFSPPGTSLVESNRLASQVEKQLANIEGVQTVARRTGRAERDEHAEPVSSSEIEVTLLPDSSQKAVRTKIDEVLAAIPGITTMVGQPIEHRLSHLLSGTPAAIAINIFGEDLNLLRRVAKQVEAELRTVPGAREVNANREVMITSLPIRYRHAQLAAVGLSPADAAQQVQEALYGEVVDKVNEGIRQYDLVVRLDPSQRENIEQVRNLLLKGRDGAIVRLRDVADIGLERSSNLITRENAQRKAVVSLNVAADSNLGDLVAVVKTRIDPIVQNAGFTVTYGGQFEAQQSATKTILILGFIVAIVMLMLLQISTGSIRAALLVMLNMPLALIGGIIAILLTEGGGAWSNLMGLIGFGGSYVAPVISIASMVGFITLFGISVRNGILLINHYNYLMTRENVSFDDAILRGSMERLVPILMTALASALALLPLALAVGLPGSELLAPLAIVTLGGLVTSTILNLIVVPAGYSLIFSGSSLNHNPDEHTNRLDSHSPSI